A window of the Isosphaera pallida ATCC 43644 genome harbors these coding sequences:
- a CDS encoding DUF58 domain-containing protein has protein sequence MSNAETYLKPEVIRQVARLDLKAKFIVEGFLAGLHASPFHGFSVEFSEHRKYSPGDDIRDIDWNVYAKTDRFYIKKFQAETNLDGFLAIDVSNSMGMTPHGEMTKLDYAICLAASLGYLMIRQQDPVGLFAFSDRIRLSLPPKSRRSQLANILTALESLKPEKVASNIAACLHRIAEMVKHRGLIMIFSDLMYPDALAGADPVIEALRRFRYRGHDVIVFHILDQAEALFPFDGLLELEDNETDAKLVVDAAGIRADYLEAVATLRNHYAVECGQSRIDYVPLHTGMPFDKALLSYLISRRGR, from the coding sequence ATGTCTAACGCCGAAACGTATCTCAAGCCGGAGGTGATCCGCCAGGTCGCGCGACTGGACCTTAAAGCCAAGTTCATTGTCGAGGGCTTTCTGGCCGGCTTGCACGCCAGCCCGTTCCACGGCTTCTCGGTCGAGTTCTCCGAACACCGCAAATATTCACCAGGGGACGACATTCGGGACATCGATTGGAATGTCTACGCCAAGACGGACCGGTTTTACATCAAAAAGTTCCAGGCCGAAACCAACCTGGACGGCTTCCTCGCCATCGACGTGTCCAACTCAATGGGAATGACCCCCCACGGCGAGATGACCAAGCTCGATTATGCCATTTGTCTGGCAGCTTCGTTAGGTTATTTGATGATTCGTCAGCAGGACCCGGTGGGTCTGTTCGCCTTCTCCGACCGGATTCGCCTGAGTTTGCCTCCTAAGAGCCGACGCTCTCAACTGGCCAATATCCTCACTGCGCTAGAGTCGCTCAAGCCTGAGAAGGTCGCCAGCAACATCGCCGCCTGTTTGCATCGAATCGCCGAGATGGTCAAGCATCGGGGGCTGATCATGATTTTTTCCGACCTAATGTATCCCGACGCTTTGGCCGGGGCCGATCCGGTCATCGAGGCGCTGCGGCGGTTCCGTTATCGCGGTCACGACGTGATCGTGTTCCATATCTTGGATCAAGCTGAGGCGCTGTTTCCCTTCGATGGTTTGCTAGAGTTGGAGGACAACGAGACCGACGCCAAGCTCGTGGTGGACGCTGCCGGGATTCGAGCCGACTATCTCGAAGCGGTGGCGACGCTCCGCAATCATTATGCCGTCGAGTGTGGCCAGTCCCGGATCGACTATGTGCCGTTGCACACTGGAATGCCCTTCGACAAGGCGCTTTTGAGTTACCTCATCAGTCGGCGGGGGCGCTGA
- a CDS encoding vWA domain-containing protein, translated as MDLTLLHSGLAAGAALAALPILLHLFQRRTPKKVVFPALHLIRAQSIKTNRRLRIKNWLLLLARMALIALMALALARPTLHSQAVLGDEEVSTGLGLVIDTSLSMTYQEGGQTLLDEAREAARVLLGKTPSSSQVYLIDSAEPVKIAPLSPSAARARLDEIKPRPANRPLNDAIAAAIRSVAESDQPRREVFVLTDLARTSWDVGRALSEAEKTLVADRGISIYVIRLKAEAPRNVAIIALEPTADLITEAAPLAIRATLVNQGPATTRRVDFSVDGQPRGVQTVELGADTETQVLFDVPKLARGLHQIEVRLAEGADPLDFDNVRLLAIRVRDPIKVLVVSDLVIDGEFIANALDPSLEPLENAQEMGPVARPFRVERRLARQGDWTAPETLDNAAVVFVNNVERIDDQQWSRLNAFVRRGGGLVLGVGHRTDPDFYNTALARQVMPAALDQVVRLRESTTFGRAERSHPLIDTPYLDELVTDLAGIPVSVFYAVTPAPSAAVVVTLATNAPALLERNFPGGRAGKVLLWTTPLSRRPNPNDPAAWNEFPNPSFWSFVDLTYRTVPYLAGLASERLTYEAGEEVLLTIDPVGTSGGSSVGNPEEGATRQWVVTGPGDTPPERIGTPRGGNLLPILGIETPGFWSVKPVNPNLGPALGFAVNPPAREALLKPIESTEIELLLVKDRLAIAEGLADLKRATAAQRIGRELFPVLMALILILITLENLLANTFYRPAHSHDVQVAAGIGRERQDRYEPSADFNSTR; from the coding sequence ATGGACCTGACCTTGTTGCATTCCGGGTTGGCGGCGGGGGCGGCGCTGGCGGCCTTACCGATCCTGCTGCACCTGTTTCAACGCCGCACTCCCAAGAAGGTTGTCTTTCCGGCCTTACACCTGATTCGAGCCCAATCGATCAAGACCAACCGACGGTTGCGGATCAAGAACTGGCTACTCTTGCTGGCTCGCATGGCTTTGATCGCGTTGATGGCCCTGGCGTTGGCCCGTCCTACTTTGCACAGTCAGGCCGTGTTGGGGGACGAGGAGGTTTCCACCGGATTGGGCTTGGTCATCGACACCAGCTTGTCGATGACCTATCAAGAGGGGGGCCAGACCTTGCTCGATGAGGCCCGCGAGGCGGCCCGGGTGCTGCTGGGCAAGACCCCCTCCAGCTCGCAGGTTTATCTGATCGACTCGGCCGAGCCGGTCAAGATCGCGCCACTTTCCCCCTCGGCGGCCCGCGCTCGTTTGGACGAGATCAAGCCGCGACCTGCCAACCGTCCGCTCAACGACGCGATCGCCGCGGCGATTCGCTCGGTGGCCGAGAGCGACCAGCCCCGCCGCGAGGTCTTCGTCCTGACCGACCTGGCCCGCACCTCCTGGGATGTGGGTCGCGCGCTGAGCGAGGCCGAGAAAACCCTGGTGGCTGATCGCGGCATCTCGATTTACGTCATTCGTCTTAAGGCGGAGGCACCCCGCAACGTGGCGATCATCGCGTTGGAGCCGACGGCCGACTTGATCACCGAAGCGGCTCCCTTGGCGATCCGCGCGACCCTGGTCAATCAGGGACCAGCCACCACCCGCCGGGTCGATTTCAGCGTGGACGGCCAGCCGCGCGGAGTTCAAACCGTGGAACTCGGGGCCGACACCGAGACCCAAGTCCTCTTCGACGTTCCCAAGCTGGCGCGGGGGCTTCATCAAATTGAAGTTCGCCTCGCCGAGGGAGCCGACCCGCTGGACTTCGACAATGTCCGACTCCTGGCCATTCGGGTGCGTGATCCCATCAAAGTTTTAGTAGTCTCCGATCTGGTGATCGACGGCGAGTTCATTGCCAACGCTCTGGACCCCTCGCTGGAGCCGTTGGAGAACGCCCAGGAGATGGGGCCGGTGGCTCGTCCCTTCCGAGTCGAACGCCGGTTGGCCCGCCAGGGCGATTGGACCGCGCCGGAGACGCTTGACAACGCGGCGGTGGTCTTTGTCAACAACGTCGAGCGGATCGACGACCAACAGTGGAGTCGGCTCAACGCCTTCGTTCGCCGCGGCGGCGGACTGGTGCTGGGAGTCGGACATCGGACCGACCCAGACTTCTACAACACCGCCTTGGCCCGCCAGGTGATGCCCGCGGCGCTCGATCAGGTGGTCAGGTTGCGGGAATCGACCACCTTCGGCCGGGCGGAACGGTCCCATCCGTTGATCGACACCCCTTACCTTGACGAACTGGTGACCGACTTGGCGGGGATTCCGGTGTCGGTGTTTTACGCGGTCACGCCCGCTCCTTCCGCCGCGGTCGTCGTGACCTTGGCGACCAACGCCCCCGCGCTTTTGGAGCGGAATTTTCCGGGCGGTCGCGCAGGCAAGGTGTTGCTGTGGACCACGCCGCTGTCGCGGCGTCCCAACCCCAACGATCCCGCCGCCTGGAACGAGTTTCCCAACCCATCGTTCTGGTCGTTCGTCGATTTGACCTATCGCACGGTTCCCTATCTGGCCGGTTTGGCCTCCGAACGGCTCACCTACGAGGCCGGCGAGGAGGTTTTGCTGACCATCGACCCGGTGGGAACCTCTGGCGGATCGTCCGTTGGCAACCCTGAGGAAGGCGCCACGCGGCAGTGGGTGGTGACCGGACCAGGCGACACGCCGCCTGAACGGATCGGAACGCCGCGGGGAGGCAACCTGTTACCCATCCTGGGAATCGAGACCCCGGGCTTTTGGAGCGTCAAGCCGGTCAACCCCAACCTTGGACCCGCGTTGGGGTTCGCGGTCAACCCGCCGGCCCGCGAGGCGCTGCTCAAGCCGATTGAATCCACCGAGATCGAGCTGTTGCTGGTCAAAGACCGTCTGGCGATCGCCGAAGGATTGGCCGACCTCAAACGAGCCACCGCCGCGCAACGAATCGGCCGCGAACTGTTTCCCGTTCTCATGGCGTTGATCCTCATTCTAATCACACTGGAAAACCTCTTGGCCAACACCTTCTATCGCCCGGCCCATTCCCACGATGTCCAAGTCGCCGCAGGGATTGGCCGCGAACGCCAAGACCGCTACGAGCCGTCGGCCGATTTCAACTCCACGAGATGA
- a CDS encoding glutamine amidotransferase produces MMRLSVNPIGPWALIILGAVSVLAATWWAYRVPVRSGVSRLRWVVVGLRIVAVLLCLAALLRPSVLIAERKTESALVLMLVDSSTSMTLTDEVGGRSRWEVALETVQQARAAIERIGGASVSAERIMEEEAAGLQAQYYRFDGQLTEWEPSSNSPKDQEGDQAASRPGVGVETSDSAQDSSSPKPPEGRETALGSMLAEALRRHEGKRIAAMVVVSDGASNSGRPPLTVAEQFKARGIPITSVGLGSDRTGPEGRDIAVREIVTAPTVFVKNELQVRGTVRARGFANVPLEVELLADGVKVASTRITARGDDEILSVRDLKHVFETPGEKRLTLRVEPLDGETLRANNEVGTYLDVLKGGLAVLYLQGPNFSWEYKYLVTSLDTSPDIQVDLAVLRRPATATTSELPPDALQPGKYDVFVLGDFPARLLTTMQQRQLADRVDQGAGLIMLGGRDSLGPGGWRDTALARILPVEVHPGDGDTDPPGGIKVVPNPDALDAYVMKLASNLEESRAIWEALPPIPGASNLNRPKIGSSIWATSPDRRPLLVAQEIGLGRSMVFAGETWVWARASEASFAAHRRLWRQIILWLARKEETGENEVKLTLDRRGLRLGQKLDLTIQALDGEKTPIPDASFQAEAVRLDANGLAVPETNMPIDLYKSGAEARGSLFATGEPGEYRITATARDAQGEILGTDSARFLLIEDDRELENPAANLALLKQLASITGGEFLPPDKLGDYLEALHRDSPARFEVLTEHRIYDNWPYFLAFVTVLTLEWALRRRIGWV; encoded by the coding sequence ATGATGCGACTGAGCGTCAATCCGATCGGACCTTGGGCCCTGATTATTCTCGGGGCAGTCTCGGTGCTGGCGGCGACCTGGTGGGCCTATCGGGTTCCGGTTCGCAGCGGGGTCAGCCGCCTGCGTTGGGTGGTGGTCGGACTGCGGATCGTGGCGGTCCTGCTTTGTCTGGCAGCGCTATTGAGACCCTCGGTGCTGATCGCTGAGCGCAAGACCGAATCAGCTTTGGTGCTGATGCTGGTCGATTCCTCGACCTCGATGACCCTCACCGACGAAGTGGGGGGACGTTCCCGCTGGGAAGTCGCTTTGGAGACGGTCCAACAGGCCCGCGCTGCGATCGAACGGATCGGGGGCGCCTCCGTGTCGGCGGAGCGGATCATGGAGGAGGAGGCCGCGGGTCTTCAAGCACAATATTATCGCTTCGACGGACAGTTGACTGAGTGGGAACCCTCCTCCAACTCCCCAAAGGACCAAGAGGGTGACCAGGCCGCGTCGCGGCCCGGCGTCGGTGTCGAGACGTCCGACTCAGCTCAAGACAGCAGTTCACCCAAGCCTCCAGAGGGTCGGGAGACGGCGTTGGGATCAATGCTGGCCGAAGCGCTGCGGCGTCACGAAGGCAAGCGGATTGCCGCGATGGTGGTGGTGAGCGACGGAGCCAGCAATTCGGGTCGTCCCCCTCTGACCGTGGCCGAACAGTTCAAAGCGCGGGGGATTCCAATCACCTCGGTGGGGTTGGGTTCGGATCGGACCGGTCCCGAAGGTCGGGATATTGCGGTGCGGGAGATCGTCACGGCCCCCACGGTGTTCGTCAAAAATGAGTTGCAGGTGCGGGGAACCGTCCGGGCGCGGGGATTCGCTAACGTCCCCCTGGAGGTCGAACTGCTGGCCGACGGCGTCAAAGTCGCCTCGACTCGGATCACCGCCCGCGGCGACGACGAGATTCTCAGCGTCCGCGACCTGAAGCATGTGTTCGAGACGCCCGGCGAAAAGCGGCTCACCTTGCGGGTCGAGCCGCTCGACGGCGAGACATTGCGGGCCAACAATGAGGTCGGTACCTATCTCGATGTTCTCAAAGGCGGTCTGGCGGTGCTTTACCTTCAAGGACCCAATTTCTCCTGGGAATATAAATATTTGGTGACGTCGCTCGACACCTCGCCCGACATCCAGGTGGACCTTGCGGTGCTGCGCCGTCCGGCCACCGCGACCACCAGTGAACTGCCGCCCGACGCACTTCAGCCGGGTAAGTATGACGTGTTCGTCCTTGGGGATTTCCCTGCACGGTTGTTGACCACGATGCAGCAACGCCAATTGGCCGACCGGGTGGATCAAGGGGCAGGATTGATCATGCTAGGAGGGCGGGACAGCTTGGGACCGGGCGGTTGGCGGGACACCGCCCTGGCCCGGATTTTGCCGGTGGAGGTTCACCCCGGCGACGGCGACACCGACCCGCCCGGCGGCATCAAAGTGGTTCCCAACCCGGACGCTTTGGATGCATATGTGATGAAACTGGCCTCCAACTTGGAGGAGTCACGCGCGATTTGGGAGGCTCTGCCGCCGATTCCGGGGGCGAGCAACTTGAATCGTCCCAAGATTGGGTCCTCGATCTGGGCCACCTCGCCCGATCGTCGTCCTTTGCTGGTGGCTCAGGAGATTGGTCTGGGTCGCTCAATGGTCTTCGCCGGTGAAACCTGGGTCTGGGCGCGAGCTTCGGAGGCGAGCTTCGCCGCCCACCGTCGGTTGTGGCGCCAGATCATCCTTTGGCTGGCCCGCAAGGAGGAGACCGGCGAAAACGAGGTCAAGCTCACGCTGGATCGCCGCGGCCTGCGGTTAGGCCAGAAGCTCGACCTGACCATCCAAGCGCTCGACGGCGAAAAAACCCCGATTCCTGACGCCTCCTTCCAGGCTGAGGCAGTTCGGCTCGACGCCAACGGATTGGCGGTTCCTGAAACCAACATGCCTATTGATCTTTATAAATCTGGGGCCGAGGCTCGTGGCAGCCTCTTCGCTACCGGCGAGCCTGGGGAGTATCGCATCACTGCCACCGCCCGCGACGCCCAGGGCGAGATTCTTGGAACCGACTCGGCCCGCTTTCTGCTCATCGAGGACGACCGCGAGTTGGAGAACCCCGCTGCCAACCTCGCTTTGCTTAAGCAACTGGCCTCGATCACCGGCGGCGAATTCCTTCCGCCTGACAAGCTGGGCGACTATCTCGAAGCACTTCATCGCGACAGCCCGGCCCGTTTCGAGGTCCTCACCGAGCATCGTATCTACGACAACTGGCCTTACTTTCTGGCTTTCGTCACCGTCTTGACCCTAGAATGGGCGCTACGGCGTCGGATTGGTTGGGTGTGA
- a CDS encoding dihydrolipoamide acetyltransferase family protein — MIFKLPELGEAVQEAELVAWRVNVGDVVRRGQPLMEVMTDKATMEVPAPFEGRITALKASPGHRVAVGEGVLSYQAVDTPTPVAQAAPVAPSARTETLSRTDAPPVVEVAHAAEPPPSNGTNRASTAPPPRPTASPSSPRKQAAPVVRRLARELGLDLDAIPASKTAEGIDRVRLEDLARVLRERAGAVAGSFPSGEPPVAKRDAAAVSSKARGGPAKRNEFGEPGQVIPYIGLRRKIGDRMVEAKRTIPHASYVEECDLTALVALRSQIKEAMIQRGVRLTYTPFIIKAVARALIDVPIMNATLDETAGRITLHNERHVGVAVSAPSGLVVPVLRHADRRPLPALCRDLERLSRAVRDGSITREDLTGGTFTVTSIGNIGGLFTAPILNIPQVGILGVGRIVRRPVYDDQDRIRPADLVYLSITFDHRVVDGAAAAEFGNAVVRHLSEPTLLLTEFDEPSRV, encoded by the coding sequence ATGATCTTCAAGTTGCCCGAACTTGGCGAAGCGGTCCAGGAGGCCGAACTGGTCGCCTGGCGGGTTAACGTGGGAGACGTGGTCCGTCGCGGCCAACCCTTGATGGAGGTCATGACCGACAAGGCGACGATGGAGGTGCCCGCCCCCTTCGAGGGACGGATCACCGCCCTCAAAGCCTCTCCTGGTCATCGCGTGGCCGTGGGCGAGGGAGTCTTGTCCTATCAAGCTGTAGACACCCCCACTCCCGTGGCTCAAGCGGCTCCGGTCGCTCCCTCCGCGCGAACCGAGACGCTCTCCCGAACCGATGCCCCCCCCGTCGTCGAAGTCGCCCACGCTGCCGAACCGCCACCCTCCAATGGAACCAATCGGGCTTCGACCGCTCCCCCCCCCCGCCCCACCGCTTCGCCTTCCTCGCCCCGCAAGCAAGCCGCGCCAGTGGTCCGCCGCCTGGCTCGAGAACTTGGCTTGGACCTCGACGCCATCCCCGCCTCGAAGACGGCCGAAGGAATCGACCGAGTTCGCTTGGAAGATCTGGCTCGGGTATTGCGCGAGCGTGCCGGCGCGGTTGCGGGGTCGTTCCCGTCGGGAGAACCCCCTGTCGCCAAACGCGACGCCGCGGCGGTTTCCTCCAAAGCCCGCGGCGGTCCAGCCAAGCGAAACGAGTTCGGAGAACCGGGGCAAGTCATCCCTTACATCGGTCTGCGTCGTAAAATCGGCGATCGGATGGTGGAAGCCAAACGAACCATCCCCCACGCCTCCTATGTCGAGGAGTGCGACTTGACTGCTCTGGTGGCGCTTCGTTCCCAAATCAAAGAGGCGATGATTCAACGAGGTGTGAGGCTCACCTACACCCCCTTCATCATCAAGGCTGTCGCGCGGGCGCTGATCGACGTGCCAATCATGAACGCCACGCTTGACGAAACCGCCGGGCGGATCACCTTGCACAACGAGCGGCATGTGGGGGTCGCGGTGTCCGCGCCAAGCGGTCTGGTGGTGCCGGTGCTGCGTCACGCCGATCGTCGGCCTCTGCCGGCGCTGTGCCGCGACTTGGAACGGCTCAGCCGTGCGGTCCGCGACGGGAGCATCACCCGCGAGGACCTGACTGGCGGTACCTTCACCGTCACTTCGATCGGCAACATCGGCGGCCTGTTCACTGCGCCGATCCTCAACATCCCTCAGGTGGGCATCCTCGGGGTTGGCCGCATCGTGAGGCGTCCGGTGTACGACGACCAGGACCGGATTCGCCCGGCCGATCTAGTGTATCTCTCGATCACCTTCGATCATCGGGTGGTGGATGGAGCCGCCGCGGCCGAGTTCGGCAACGCGGTGGTCCGTCACTTGTCCGAGCCCACGTTGCTTTTGACTGAGTTCGATGAACCGAGTCGCGTCTGA
- a CDS encoding alpha-ketoacid dehydrogenase subunit beta: MATLVQAVRMALHYGEEHLGVTDIFGEDVGPPLGGVFTATQGLRTAWNSPLDERGIIGAAMGIAYAGGRPVAEIQFCDYAFNCIDLLKVAGNQRWSGAGQYEMPIVVMTPNGAGIHGSLYHSHSFESWASRLPGWKIVMPSNAIDAHGLMLSAIADPNPVLYLLPKALLRVKSEEKLPGEPEDERTLSEMIDAPVGAARASWTPRWPDIVPRFIPLGQARVAREGTDVTVVSYGRTLHLCLKAADRLAQEQGASVEVIDLRTIFPYDWATIRASVAKTGRFLVVNEDTEVTNFGEHLLRRVIEDAFYDLIARPRVLMGKHVPGIGLNEVYENHSVPQLHHVHEALRDLIAETA; encoded by the coding sequence ATGGCCACTTTGGTGCAGGCCGTGCGGATGGCGCTTCATTACGGCGAGGAACATCTGGGCGTCACCGACATCTTCGGCGAGGATGTCGGGCCGCCTTTGGGCGGCGTCTTCACCGCCACCCAGGGATTACGCACCGCCTGGAACTCGCCGCTGGACGAACGTGGGATCATTGGCGCAGCGATGGGCATCGCCTACGCCGGTGGTCGTCCCGTCGCCGAGATTCAGTTTTGCGACTACGCCTTCAACTGCATTGATTTGCTCAAGGTTGCAGGCAACCAGCGCTGGTCGGGGGCGGGCCAATACGAGATGCCGATCGTGGTGATGACCCCCAATGGCGCGGGCATCCACGGCAGTTTATATCACTCGCACTCGTTTGAATCCTGGGCCAGCCGCCTGCCGGGCTGGAAGATCGTCATGCCCAGCAACGCGATCGACGCCCACGGCCTGATGCTTTCGGCGATCGCCGACCCCAACCCCGTTCTTTATCTGCTGCCCAAAGCGTTGCTGCGGGTCAAGAGCGAGGAAAAACTACCCGGCGAACCTGAAGACGAGCGCACCCTCTCGGAAATGATCGACGCCCCGGTGGGTGCTGCGCGGGCCTCGTGGACCCCCCGCTGGCCGGACATCGTCCCCCGGTTCATTCCTTTGGGCCAAGCCCGCGTCGCCCGCGAGGGAACCGACGTCACCGTGGTCAGCTACGGACGCACCCTGCATCTATGCCTCAAGGCTGCCGACCGCCTCGCTCAGGAGCAAGGTGCCTCGGTCGAAGTGATCGACCTGCGCACCATTTTCCCCTACGATTGGGCCACCATCCGAGCCTCGGTCGCAAAAACCGGGCGGTTTTTGGTGGTCAACGAGGATACCGAAGTCACCAACTTCGGGGAACATCTGCTGCGCCGGGTGATCGAAGACGCCTTTTACGACCTGATCGCCCGCCCACGCGTGCTGATGGGAAAACATGTCCCCGGCATCGGTTTGAACGAGGTTTACGAAAACCACTCGGTTCCCCAACTGCACCACGTCCACGAGGCCCTGCGCGACCTGATCGCTGAGACCGCCTAA
- a CDS encoding thiamine pyrophosphate-dependent dehydrogenase E1 component subunit alpha, with amino-acid sequence MLPSPAPTPPRDGRVYTGNESLPADRIFTLHRLMVLGRTLEERMIKLSKSGQAYFWVGGPGEEAFNVCLGLQVKKGRGPAFDYLHLHYRNSATLLAMGMDPRDAIRQMIMTRTDPFSMGRNFVGHFARADWNVVPVFSVIENQYVIAPGTAMIQKRLGGDGISIVTGGDAGSAEGDFASGLLWATRPRQELPVLFIVTDNAYGISTLTTSQMDEARPLKMAKAHEIPCELVDGNDVVASWHALQRGIDYCRRERGPYLLQARVSRLHGHSSSSGAGRIDTEADCIALLESKMIERGLANEADLDQVHRECRDQIERAVEEVLDEARPRPEDVERFTYAPSRYDAVYPEDYTGLPR; translated from the coding sequence ATGCTTCCGTCCCCGGCCCCGACCCCGCCCCGTGACGGCCGGGTCTACACCGGCAACGAATCGCTTCCCGCTGATCGTATTTTCACGTTGCACCGCTTGATGGTTCTGGGACGAACCCTCGAAGAGCGGATGATCAAGCTGAGCAAGTCCGGTCAGGCTTACTTCTGGGTTGGTGGTCCCGGCGAGGAGGCGTTCAACGTCTGCCTGGGTCTACAGGTCAAGAAGGGTCGGGGACCGGCGTTTGACTACCTTCATCTCCATTATCGCAACAGTGCCACCCTTTTAGCGATGGGGATGGATCCGCGCGACGCCATTCGCCAGATGATCATGACTCGGACCGACCCCTTCTCGATGGGCCGCAACTTCGTTGGTCACTTCGCCCGAGCCGACTGGAACGTGGTCCCCGTCTTCTCGGTCATTGAAAACCAATACGTGATCGCGCCGGGCACAGCCATGATCCAAAAGCGGTTGGGCGGCGACGGCATCTCGATCGTAACCGGCGGCGACGCCGGCTCGGCCGAAGGCGACTTTGCCAGTGGGCTTCTCTGGGCGACCCGCCCCCGCCAGGAACTGCCGGTGCTGTTCATCGTGACCGACAACGCCTACGGGATCTCCACCCTGACCACCTCGCAGATGGACGAGGCCCGCCCGCTCAAGATGGCCAAAGCGCACGAAATTCCCTGCGAACTGGTGGACGGCAACGACGTGGTGGCCAGCTGGCACGCCCTGCAACGGGGCATCGACTACTGCCGCCGCGAACGCGGGCCCTACCTGCTTCAGGCTCGGGTCTCCCGGCTTCACGGCCACTCCTCCAGCAGCGGAGCCGGCCGGATCGACACTGAGGCCGACTGCATCGCCCTCCTCGAATCCAAAATGATCGAACGCGGCCTGGCCAATGAAGCCGACCTCGACCAGGTTCATCGGGAATGCCGCGATCAGATCGAGCGGGCCGTCGAAGAGGTGCTGGACGAGGCCCGCCCCCGCCCCGAGGATGTCGAACGGTTCACCTACGCCCCCAGTCGATACGACGCCGTTTATCCTGAGGATTACACCGGACTGCCCCGGTGA
- a CDS encoding PQQ-binding-like beta-propeller repeat protein yields the protein MVIDGGLLVRLNDTPKRPQNALPHALVEHSSLLALEPNTGKPLWRARNVIASSAIPIPIEHNGTTSLVTAYNGVVDPRNLPLPD from the coding sequence GTGGTCATCGACGGCGGGCTTCTGGTACGCCTCAACGACACCCCCAAACGTCCCCAAAACGCTCTGCCCCACGCGCTGGTCGAGCATTCCTCGCTGCTGGCCCTCGAGCCAAACACCGGCAAGCCGCTTTGGCGAGCCCGCAACGTCATCGCCAGCAGCGCGATTCCCATTCCCATCGAACACAACGGCACCACTTCGCTCGTCACGGCTTACAACGGCGTGGTCGATCCCAGGAATCTCCCGCTGCCTGACTAG